The Penaeus chinensis breed Huanghai No. 1 chromosome 16, ASM1920278v2, whole genome shotgun sequence genome window below encodes:
- the LOC125033671 gene encoding cuticle protein CP575-like yields the protein MKVLLIVALALVALAAARPSDVIDIEQDHMEHEQEGDPGRAVEGEYSWVAPDGNEYHVKYVADRNGYRVVDDNVLPEFRDAKPTGEAEEDDD from the exons ATGAAAGTTCTG CTGATCGTCGCCTTGGCACTGGTCGCCCTGGccgccgcccgaccctccgacgtGATCGACATCGAGCAGGACCACATGGAGCACGAGCAGGAGGGCGACCCTGGCAGGGCCGTGGAGGGCGAGTACTCGTGGGTCGCGCCCGACGGCAACGAGTACCACGTCAAGTACGTCGCCGACCGCAACGGGTACCGCGTGGTCGACGACAACGTCCTTCCGGAGTTCCGCGACGCCAAGCCCACCGGCGAAGCAGAGGAGGATGACGACTAG
- the LOC125033506 gene encoding cuticle protein CP575-like, with product MKVLLIVALALVALAAARPSDVIDIEQDHMEHEQEGDPGRAVEGEYSWVAPDGNEYHVKYVADRNGYRVVDDNVLPEFRDAKPTGEAEEDD from the exons ATGAAGGTTCTG CTGATCGTCGCCTTGGCACTGGTCGCCCTGGccgccgcccgaccctccgacgtGATCGACATCGAGCAGGACCACATGGAGCACGAGCAGGAGGGCGACCCTGGAAGGGCCGTGGAGGGCGAGTACTCGTGGGTCGCGCCCGACGGCAACGAGTACCACGTCAAGTACGTCGCCGACCGCAACGGGTACCGCGTGGTCGACGACAACGTCCTTCCGGAGTTCCGTGACGCCAAGCCCACCGGCGAAGCAGAGGAGGATGACTAG